From a single Loigolactobacillus coryniformis subsp. coryniformis KCTC 3167 = DSM 20001 genomic region:
- the rimP gene encoding ribosome maturation factor RimP, translating into MSSVVERVQDVVQPIVDSHQFELVDIEFVKEGKSWYLRVYIDKPAGITLEDCAMISEKISETLDSMDPDPIPQAYYLEVSSPGAERPLKKEADYQRALNSYIHISLYQAVNGTKIYEGTLTAVTPEELTLSVKIKTRRKEFTFARKQIAQARLAIEF; encoded by the coding sequence TTGAGCTCGGTTGTTGAAAGAGTCCAAGATGTTGTCCAACCAATCGTGGACAGTCATCAATTTGAATTAGTTGATATTGAATTTGTTAAAGAAGGTAAGAGCTGGTACTTACGGGTTTACATTGATAAACCTGCCGGCATTACCCTTGAAGATTGTGCTATGATCAGTGAAAAAATTAGTGAAACGCTGGATTCAATGGATCCGGACCCGATTCCGCAAGCTTACTATCTAGAAGTTTCGTCGCCAGGCGCTGAACGACCTTTAAAAAAAGAAGCTGATTATCAGCGCGCTTTAAATAGTTACATCCATATTTCATTGTACCAAGCAGTTAATGGGACAAAAATTTATGAAGGTACTTTGACGGCGGTAACGCCAGAAGAGCTAACGTTGTCAGTTAAAATTAAAACTCGGCGTAAGGAATTTACATTTGCGCGTAAACAG